In the Wyeomyia smithii strain HCP4-BCI-WySm-NY-G18 chromosome 2, ASM2978416v1, whole genome shotgun sequence genome, one interval contains:
- the LOC129724147 gene encoding pickpocket protein 28-like, which translates to MKFKSIRSGAVSLFEDFCSNSSIHGVRYFTDRKVIRCEKAWWILVFSLSLASCGLLIQQTYRKWEESPVIVSFVEKPTTVWQIPFPAVTICPEAKSASWMLNYTAQFHTFLNQSQEERSADIRLCHLTNRKKSNLLTVFNYYYRTDFFLAMTQICDRNCIERMLHSAASIPNKTTDESYVALIWLLRVPTDGLLVECSFLNEPFPCDTLFYPSLTEEGVCLTFNGLSSKDMHRLESLQGQYPYVTSPFQSQLWSQENGYQSQATFEAYPFRAGSGYSLGLSVYLSVDLLNHDPLCRGSTKGFKLLLHSPAEYPQITKKFVRVPINQEVTIAVKPQMITTTHGLQGYTPERRQCFFNQERHLQFFAIYTQDNCELECLTNYTLKLCGCVLFSMPRNESVAICETNEIRCIWWAKNLLYDMGITGNREEEIRFRSECNCLPACSSVQYDEEITQTQFDWKNWAETLGIQANRLEGIEFAHLAIYYKEPQFMPLRRSELYGTTDFLANCGGLLGLCLGVSLLSLVELLYFCLIRPFTLWKEKRSSTCSLEDLEAPSISLLSYQTKWE; encoded by the exons ATGAAGTTCAAGTCCATTCGTTCCGGGGCGGTGTCACTGTTCGAAGATTTCTGCTCCAATAGCTCAATTCACGGTGTGCGATATTTTACCGATCGGAAAGTGATTCGGTGCGAGAAGGCGTGGTGGATTTTAGTGTTTTCCCTTTCCCTGGCGAGCTGCGGTCTGTTGATCCAGCAAACCTATCGCAAGTGGGAAGAAAGTCCGGTGATTGTGAGCTTCGTCGAGAAACCAACCACGGTTTGGCAGATTCCGTTTCCGGCCGTTACCATTTGTCCGGAAGCGAAGAGTGCCTCCTGGATGCTAAATTATACGGCACAATTCCATACCTTTCTCAATCAATCACAAGAGGAGCGTTCAGCTGATATTAGGTTGTGTCATCTAACCAATCGAAAGAAGAGCAATCTTTTGACtgtatttaattattattacagAACCGATTTTTTTCTTGCAATGACGCAAATCTGCGACAGAAATTGCATTGAACGAATGCTGCACAGTGCTGCCAGTATTCCGAATAAAACGACCGACGAGAGTTATGTGGCTCTGATTTGGTTGCTGCGAGTTCCTACCGATGGTCTACTGGTGGAGTGTTCCTTTCTTAATGAACCCTTTCCATGTGATACTCTGTTTTATCCGTCCCTCACGGAAGAGGGAGTCTGTTTGACGTTCAATGGCCTTTCGTCCAAAGACATGCACCGTTTGGAGTCGTTACAAGGTCAATATCCTTACGTGACAAGTCCTTTTCAATCGCAGCTTTGGTCTCAAGAAAATGGTTATCAGTCTCAAGCCACCTTCGAAGCATACCCTTTTCGAGCCGGCTCCGGTTACTCGCTAGGATTATCCGTGTATCTCAGCGTAGACTTACTGAATCACGACCCGCTATGCCGAGGATCCACCAAGGGCTTTAAATTGCTACTACATTCTCCGGCGGAATATCCACAAATCACTAAAAAATTCGTTCGTGTTCCCATAAACCAAGAGGTGACCATTGCGGTCAAGCCTCAGATGATTACCACAACACACGGGCTGCAAGGTTACACACCCGAACGTCGCCAGTGCTTCTTTAACCAGGAACGCCACCTGCAGTTCTTTGCCATCTACACCCAGGACAACTGTGAACTAGAGTGTCTCACCAACTACACTCTGAAACTTTGTGGATGTGTACTGTTCTCGATGCCTCGAAATGAGAGTGTGGCAATTTGTGAAACCAACGAAATCCGCTGCATTTGGTGGGCGAAAAATTTACTATACGACATGGGAATCACTGGAAATCGGGAGGAGGAAATCAGATTTCGATCCGAGTGCAATTGCCTCCCGGCATGCAGTTCGGTGCAGTACGACGAGGAGATCACGCAAACTCAGTTCGATTGGAAGAACTGGGCGGAGACGCTCGGCATTCAGGCGAACCGCTTGGAAGG AATTGAGTTCGCCCATCTTGCAATCTACTACAAGGAGCCCCAGTTTATGCCTCTACGTCGCAGTGAGTTGTACGGTACGACGGACTTTCTGGCCAATTGTGGTGGATTGCTGGGGCTCTGTCTGGGGGTTAGCTTGCTGAGTCTGGTGGAGTTGCTGTATTTTTGTCTGATTCGGCCGTTTACGCTGTGGAAAGAGAAACGATCGTCAACTTGCTCCCTTGAGGACTTGGAGGCACCGTCCATCAGTTTGCTTTCCTATCAAACCAAGTGGGAATGA